In Bythopirellula goksoeyrii, a single window of DNA contains:
- the ltrA gene encoding group II intron reverse transcriptase/maturase — translation MAFTSLAYLMDIDWLKDAYRCTRKDGAAGVDGVTAEQYEQDLEGNLQSLLDRAKSGTYKAPPVRRVHIPKGGSTTETRPLGIPTLEDKILQRAVVMLLDPIYEQDFLDCSYGFRRGRSAHDALSSFRDQTMRHRRTGVTVLEVDIRKFFDNLDHQHLRQFLRQRVRDGVLLRLIDKWLKAGVMEDGNVSYPDSGSPQGGVVSPLISNVFLHYVLDLWFEQEVKPRLRGKAFLIRYADDFVIGFCDPRDAERVLEVLPKRFGKYGLTVHPTKTKLISFRPPSSRTKDDDRPGTFDLLGFTHYWAKSLKGYWVVKLKTATDRFTRAVRRIDQWCHDNRHLSLAEQQQKLNQKLRGHYAYYGVTGNSEAMNRFRQEVENRWRKWLNRRNNIRSMHWQKFCALLRRYPLAPARAVRSQLRHAVKP, via the coding sequence ATGGCCTTCACTTCGCTCGCCTATCTGATGGACATTGACTGGTTAAAGGATGCTTATCGATGCACGCGTAAGGACGGTGCTGCTGGTGTCGACGGAGTGACCGCGGAACAATATGAACAGGATTTGGAGGGCAACCTTCAAAGCCTGCTCGACCGCGCGAAGTCCGGCACCTATAAGGCTCCTCCTGTGCGACGAGTGCACATTCCGAAAGGCGGCTCCACCACGGAGACTCGTCCGCTCGGAATACCCACGCTGGAGGATAAAATCCTTCAGCGTGCGGTGGTCATGTTACTGGATCCGATCTATGAGCAGGACTTCTTGGACTGTTCCTACGGATTTCGACGTGGCCGCTCGGCACACGATGCATTGAGTTCCTTCCGTGACCAGACGATGCGCCATCGGCGGACGGGCGTGACAGTTTTGGAGGTCGATATCCGGAAGTTTTTCGATAATCTGGATCATCAACATCTCAGGCAGTTTCTCCGACAGAGGGTGCGTGATGGCGTGTTGCTGCGTCTGATCGACAAGTGGTTGAAAGCGGGCGTGATGGAAGATGGTAACGTCAGTTACCCGGACTCTGGATCGCCCCAGGGTGGTGTTGTTTCTCCCTTGATTTCGAACGTGTTCTTGCACTACGTGCTGGACCTCTGGTTCGAACAAGAAGTGAAGCCCCGCCTGCGTGGGAAGGCTTTCCTCATCCGCTATGCGGATGATTTCGTGATCGGCTTTTGCGATCCTCGCGATGCTGAACGCGTGCTGGAAGTCCTTCCGAAACGATTTGGTAAGTATGGGCTGACTGTCCACCCGACCAAGACGAAACTTATATCGTTCCGTCCCCCGTCTTCACGGACGAAGGACGACGATCGTCCTGGCACGTTTGACCTGCTTGGATTCACCCACTACTGGGCGAAATCCCTGAAGGGCTATTGGGTGGTCAAGCTCAAGACTGCCACGGATCGTTTCACCCGCGCTGTTCGTCGCATCGATCAATGGTGCCACGACAATCGACACTTGTCGCTTGCAGAGCAGCAGCAAAAGCTCAACCAGAAGCTACGTGGACACTATGCGTATTACGGAGTTACAGGGAACTCGGAAGCAATGAACCGGTTTCGCCAAGAAGTCGAGAACCGATGGCGTAAGTGGCTTAACCGCCGCAACAACATCCGCTCGATGCACTGGCAGAAATTCTGCGCATTGCTCCGTCGTTACCCGCTTGCTCCGGCGCGCGCCGTTCGCTCGCAGCTTCGTCACGCAGTGAAACCATGA